A genomic stretch from Petrimonas mucosa includes:
- a CDS encoding glycoside hydrolase family 38 N-terminal domain-containing protein produces the protein MPFKTTKRSIFLSALILVAFKSIGTAFSQTAWFADGYHGGIYGHYPLWQARFMVDHLTKNPDWAINLEIEPETWDSISVVDAKNFQDFQELVKREGVSGRVEFVNPTWSQPYCYNISGESIIRQFLYGMEKTREYFPNVPFQTYAVEEPCFTSSLPGILKSLGYKYAVLRNPNTCWGGYTSPFGKDLVNWIGPDGTSIVAVPRYGIEQLSDESTWQTESWTNSINFIENCFAAGIRYPVGMCFQDAGWDGGPWHNEYKPSKYTTWSGYFEMVDGKVEPEDWHFTQEDVRPGLVWGAQVVQKIAQRVRHGENLLITAEKIAAIDHLTSGTPWPKSDFDEAWRNLMLAQHHDCWIVPYNGKPGDTWADKVERWIMVVDRIASGKIGSSGSLSDHQVIRVFNTLGAPREELVSVNLPQRFEKHGVSVLDQNGKPVPAQLSVNDREERVLHFRVTVPAMGYRTYRLVGTDEALSANDLRSGVNMPLVITTPFYEAKIDPARGGALASLIDKKNGGRQLVEDGALLNDLRGFFFDEGRFHNGSDRMATVTVVDRGSLFTRVKVENRLAGHLYRQWITFYEHDPKIDFSLEIEWEGQPSIGAYDQRKSYKATSREKAFYNDAFKLHVRLPFKGDIGRTLYKNAPFDVTRSSHENTLFSSWDSLKHNVILNWVDITGEAGDYGVALFSDHTTSYLQSEELPLGLTVQYAGIGLWGRDYKVDGPTRLNYSILPHRGNWNDGMVEWNSSCWNEPLVARFIADDQDPSELSLFETGDRHLQVVSAIIQGDDLLVRLYNGSSKENPGMISWKGKARQVEQVELDGRLLKKVSTGSGKNGEFVTATPLPPFGLGTIRLTGFSQ, from the coding sequence ATGCCATTTAAAACGACGAAAAGATCGATATTCTTGTCTGCTCTTATTCTTGTGGCTTTCAAGAGTATCGGTACTGCATTTTCCCAAACGGCGTGGTTTGCAGACGGGTATCATGGTGGAATCTATGGTCATTATCCACTCTGGCAGGCCCGGTTCATGGTAGATCACTTGACGAAGAATCCAGACTGGGCGATCAACCTGGAGATAGAACCTGAAACCTGGGACTCGATCAGCGTTGTCGATGCAAAAAATTTCCAGGATTTCCAGGAACTGGTCAAACGCGAAGGGGTATCTGGAAGGGTGGAGTTTGTTAATCCCACCTGGTCGCAACCCTACTGTTACAACATATCGGGCGAGAGCATCATCCGTCAGTTCCTCTACGGAATGGAGAAGACCCGCGAATACTTCCCGAACGTCCCTTTTCAAACCTATGCGGTGGAGGAGCCCTGTTTCACCAGCAGTCTCCCCGGGATATTGAAAAGCCTTGGATACAAGTATGCGGTGTTGAGAAATCCCAACACCTGCTGGGGCGGTTATACCTCTCCATTCGGAAAGGATCTGGTCAACTGGATCGGGCCCGATGGCACATCGATTGTGGCAGTCCCCAGATACGGGATAGAGCAGTTATCTGACGAATCTACCTGGCAGACAGAGTCCTGGACAAACTCCATCAATTTTATCGAGAACTGTTTCGCGGCAGGCATCCGTTATCCGGTAGGAATGTGTTTCCAGGATGCAGGGTGGGATGGTGGTCCCTGGCACAACGAGTACAAACCCTCGAAGTATACCACCTGGTCTGGCTATTTCGAGATGGTTGACGGGAAAGTGGAACCTGAGGATTGGCATTTCACTCAGGAGGATGTCAGACCGGGGCTGGTCTGGGGAGCCCAGGTAGTGCAAAAGATTGCCCAAAGGGTGCGTCATGGAGAGAATCTGTTGATAACTGCCGAGAAGATAGCCGCGATAGATCATCTGACAAGCGGGACACCCTGGCCGAAGAGCGACTTTGATGAAGCATGGCGTAACCTGATGCTGGCACAGCATCACGATTGCTGGATTGTGCCCTATAACGGAAAACCGGGAGATACCTGGGCAGACAAGGTAGAGAGATGGATCATGGTGGTAGACCGGATTGCTTCCGGGAAAATCGGTTCTTCCGGTTCTCTCTCTGACCATCAGGTTATCCGCGTTTTCAACACCCTTGGTGCGCCACGTGAAGAGCTGGTTTCGGTGAACCTGCCTCAGCGGTTTGAAAAACATGGAGTATCGGTACTGGATCAAAACGGTAAACCGGTTCCAGCTCAATTATCGGTGAACGACCGCGAGGAGAGGGTGCTCCATTTCAGGGTGACCGTCCCTGCAATGGGATATAGGACCTATCGCCTGGTCGGGACCGACGAAGCGCTATCCGCAAATGATCTCCGAAGCGGAGTAAATATGCCTCTGGTGATCACTACACCCTTTTATGAAGCGAAGATCGATCCGGCTCGTGGTGGAGCCCTTGCCAGTCTGATTGACAAGAAAAATGGAGGTCGTCAGTTGGTTGAGGATGGAGCCCTTCTGAATGATCTGAGGGGATTCTTTTTCGATGAAGGGAGATTCCATAACGGATCTGACCGGATGGCGACGGTAACAGTGGTGGACAGGGGGAGCCTTTTTACCCGTGTGAAAGTGGAGAATCGGTTGGCAGGTCATCTCTACCGCCAGTGGATCACCTTCTACGAGCACGATCCCAAGATAGATTTTTCCCTGGAGATCGAGTGGGAGGGACAACCCTCCATCGGTGCGTACGACCAGCGGAAAAGCTACAAGGCAACTTCGCGTGAGAAGGCCTTTTACAACGATGCATTCAAGCTGCATGTCAGGTTACCCTTCAAGGGTGATATTGGCAGAACGCTCTACAAGAATGCTCCATTCGACGTTACCCGGAGCAGCCATGAGAATACGCTCTTCTCCAGCTGGGATAGCCTCAAGCACAATGTGATTCTGAACTGGGTTGATATTACCGGTGAGGCCGGCGATTATGGCGTAGCACTATTCTCGGACCACACCACCAGCTACTTGCAGAGTGAAGAGTTGCCGTTGGGACTCACCGTCCAGTATGCAGGGATAGGACTCTGGGGAAGAGATTACAAGGTGGATGGCCCGACACGGCTGAACTACTCGATCCTCCCGCACCGGGGCAACTGGAATGACGGAATGGTGGAGTGGAACAGCAGCTGTTGGAACGAGCCGCTTGTGGCCCGTTTCATTGCAGACGATCAGGATCCGTCTGAACTCTCGCTGTTTGAGACGGGAGATCGTCATCTTCAGGTCGTTTCGGCAATCATCCAGGGTGACGATTTGCTGGTTCGCCTCTACAACGGCTCCTCGAAAGAGAATCCTGGAATGATAAGTTGGAAAGGCAAGGCAAGGCAGGTGGAACAGGTAGAGTTGGACGGCAGGCTTCTCAAAAAAGTTTCGACAGGAAGCGGCAAAAATGGTGAATTTGTGACGGCAACGCCTCTTCCGCCATTTGGACTTGGAACGATCCGGCTAACCGGTTTCTCACAATAG
- a CDS encoding FAD-dependent oxidoreductase, whose amino-acid sequence MKKSGYILITAALVLMQACGRSERYHADVIVYGGTSAAVTAAVEAVKSGKKAIIVSPDIHLGGLSSGGLGFTDTGNKAVIGGLSREFYHRIWLHYNDSSAWKWEKQSEYGNRGQGTPAIDGENRTMWIFEPHVAEKVFEAFISEYDIPVYRDEWLDRESGVETEGGRILSITTLSGKTFRGKIFIDATYEGDLMASAGVSYTVGREDCSLYNEEWNGVQAGVYHHRHYFKTDISPYVVPDDPGSGLLPYVSDEPIRPNCTGDNKIQAYCFRLCMSNHPDNRVPFEKPENYDPKNYELLARVFESGWDEWFDKYDMIPNRKTDTNNHGPFSTDFIGMNYDYPEASYERRKEIIREHENYQKGLLYFVSTDERVPEKVRREMSRWGLAADEFTDNGNWPHQLYIREARRMIGSHVTTENELLGKVEVPDPVGMGSYTMDSHNVQRYVTAEGYVQNEGDIGVHPRKPYKIPYRSIIPKKEECVNLLVPVCLSSSHIAFGSIRMEPVFMILGQSAAAAACLAIDQNQAVQELDYTLLREKLTSERQIVEPE is encoded by the coding sequence ATGAAAAAATCGGGATACATACTGATCACAGCCGCACTGGTTTTGATGCAGGCTTGTGGAAGATCGGAGAGATACCATGCAGATGTTATTGTATACGGGGGCACTTCCGCGGCGGTTACGGCTGCGGTAGAGGCGGTTAAATCGGGTAAAAAGGCGATCATCGTCTCTCCGGACATACATCTGGGTGGACTCTCATCGGGAGGATTGGGATTTACCGATACCGGCAACAAAGCTGTGATTGGCGGACTCTCCAGGGAGTTTTATCACAGGATATGGCTCCACTACAATGACTCCAGTGCCTGGAAATGGGAAAAGCAGTCGGAATATGGCAACAGGGGACAGGGAACCCCGGCGATCGACGGGGAGAACCGGACCATGTGGATCTTCGAACCGCATGTGGCTGAAAAGGTTTTTGAAGCGTTTATCAGCGAATACGATATTCCGGTGTATCGCGACGAATGGCTGGACCGCGAGTCGGGCGTAGAGACCGAAGGGGGAAGGATCCTCTCCATAACCACACTCTCCGGCAAAACATTCAGGGGGAAGATCTTTATCGACGCTACCTACGAGGGTGACCTGATGGCCAGTGCCGGTGTAAGCTATACCGTAGGAAGGGAGGATTGCTCGCTCTACAACGAAGAGTGGAACGGCGTGCAGGCCGGGGTATATCACCACCGACACTACTTCAAAACCGACATCAGCCCCTACGTGGTTCCGGACGATCCCGGCAGCGGACTCCTCCCCTACGTTTCAGACGAACCGATCCGGCCCAATTGTACGGGGGATAACAAGATTCAGGCCTACTGTTTCAGGCTCTGCATGAGCAACCATCCCGACAACCGGGTACCGTTTGAAAAGCCGGAGAACTACGACCCGAAGAATTATGAGCTGCTGGCAAGGGTGTTCGAATCGGGATGGGACGAGTGGTTCGACAAGTATGACATGATTCCGAACCGCAAAACGGACACCAACAACCATGGTCCCTTCAGCACCGATTTTATCGGAATGAACTACGATTATCCCGAAGCATCCTACGAGAGACGGAAAGAGATCATCAGGGAGCACGAGAACTACCAGAAAGGGTTGCTCTATTTCGTGTCGACCGACGAGCGGGTTCCCGAAAAGGTGAGGCGCGAGATGAGCAGATGGGGGCTGGCAGCCGACGAATTTACCGATAACGGCAACTGGCCGCACCAGCTTTATATACGCGAAGCCAGAAGGATGATCGGCAGCCATGTGACCACCGAAAACGAACTCCTTGGAAAAGTAGAGGTTCCCGATCCGGTGGGGATGGGATCCTATACCATGGACTCCCACAACGTGCAGCGGTATGTGACTGCGGAAGGTTACGTGCAGAACGAGGGTGACATTGGCGTTCATCCGCGGAAGCCCTACAAGATTCCTTACAGGTCGATCATTCCCAAAAAGGAGGAGTGTGTCAACCTGCTGGTTCCCGTTTGTCTCTCATCGAGCCATATCGCTTTTGGTTCGATCCGGATGGAGCCGGTGTTCATGATTCTGGGACAGTCGGCTGCGGCTGCCGCCTGCCTGGCCATCGACCAAAACCAGGCGGTTCAGGAGCTGGATTACACCCTGTTAAGAGAGAAACTGACAAGTGAAAGGCAGATAGTTGAACCGGAGTAG
- the kduI gene encoding 5-dehydro-4-deoxy-D-glucuronate isomerase: MKTNYELRYAAHPEDAKSYDTQRLRRDFLIERVFSEDEVNMVYSMYDRMIVGGAMPVKESLHLEAIDPLKQPIFLRNRELGIFNVGGKGKVKVGETVFSLDYKEALYLGSGDREVYFESDDAGNPAKFYFNSATAHRNYPDKKVTKAEAVVAEMGSLETSNRRNINKMIVNQVLPTCQLQMGMTELAPGSVWNTMPAHVHSRRMEAYFYFEVPDDQAVCHFMGEVDETRHIWMRGDQAVLSPEWSIHSAAATSNYTFIWGMAGENLDYGDQDFSKIVELK, translated from the coding sequence ATGAAAACAAATTATGAACTGCGCTATGCTGCACATCCGGAAGATGCGAAATCGTACGATACGCAACGGTTGCGCAGGGATTTCCTGATTGAAAGGGTCTTCTCGGAAGACGAAGTGAACATGGTCTATTCTATGTATGACCGCATGATAGTGGGGGGAGCGATGCCGGTGAAGGAATCACTTCACCTCGAGGCGATAGACCCTTTGAAACAACCCATCTTCCTTCGAAACCGCGAGCTGGGAATCTTCAACGTGGGAGGCAAGGGAAAAGTAAAGGTGGGTGAGACAGTGTTCTCTCTCGACTATAAGGAGGCGCTCTACCTCGGTTCGGGCGACCGTGAAGTATACTTCGAAAGTGACGATGCCGGCAATCCGGCCAAGTTCTATTTCAATTCGGCCACGGCTCACCGCAACTATCCAGACAAGAAGGTGACCAAGGCAGAGGCGGTTGTGGCCGAGATGGGTTCACTGGAAACCTCCAACCGACGCAACATCAACAAGATGATCGTGAACCAGGTACTCCCTACCTGCCAGCTGCAGATGGGCATGACAGAACTTGCTCCGGGCAGTGTCTGGAATACCATGCCGGCACATGTCCATTCTCGCAGAATGGAAGCCTACTTCTATTTCGAAGTTCCTGACGACCAGGCTGTATGTCATTTTATGGGAGAGGTTGACGAAACCCGTCACATCTGGATGAGAGGCGATCAGGCCGTGCTCTCTCCCGAATGGTCTATCCATTCTGCCGCCGCCACCAGCAACTACACATTTATCTGGGGCATGGCAGGTGAGAACCTCGATTACGGCGATCAGGACTTTTCAAAGATTGTCGAACTTAAATAA
- a CDS encoding gluconate 5-dehydrogenase produces the protein MVNFSLEGKIALVTGASYGIGFAIATAFAEAGATIVFNDINRELVDKGLAAYKEKGIEAHGYVCDVTDEEGVNRFIAQVTGEIGVIDILVNNAGIIKRIPMHEMSAAEFRQVIDIDLNGPFIVSKAVIPHMIKKGHGKIINVCSMMSELGRETVSAYAAAKGGLKMLTKNICSEYGQYNIQCNGIGPGYIATPQTAPLRERGSDGSRHPFDSFIIAKTPAARWGTPEDLAGPAVFLASEASNFVNGHILYVDGGILAYIGKQP, from the coding sequence ATGGTTAATTTTTCATTGGAAGGTAAAATCGCTCTCGTAACGGGAGCATCTTACGGAATAGGATTTGCCATTGCTACCGCTTTCGCCGAGGCAGGAGCTACCATTGTCTTCAATGACATCAACCGGGAGCTGGTGGACAAGGGGCTTGCAGCATACAAGGAGAAGGGGATTGAAGCCCATGGCTACGTATGCGACGTGACCGATGAAGAGGGGGTAAATAGATTTATTGCACAGGTAACCGGGGAGATCGGTGTTATTGATATCCTGGTAAACAACGCCGGAATCATTAAACGTATCCCCATGCACGAGATGTCTGCCGCCGAGTTCCGCCAGGTTATCGATATCGACCTGAACGGACCCTTCATTGTTTCAAAAGCTGTCATCCCTCACATGATCAAAAAGGGTCACGGAAAGATCATCAATGTCTGCTCCATGATGAGTGAACTTGGTCGTGAAACCGTCTCAGCCTACGCCGCAGCAAAAGGCGGATTGAAAATGCTGACCAAGAATATCTGCTCCGAATACGGTCAATATAACATCCAGTGCAACGGAATCGGCCCGGGCTACATTGCCACACCCCAAACTGCTCCCCTGCGGGAAAGAGGGTCCGATGGATCGCGACATCCGTTCGATTCATTCATCATTGCCAAGACGCCGGCCGCCCGCTGGGGAACACCCGAAGATCTCGCTGGTCCGGCAGTATTCCTGGCTTCTGAAGCCTCAAACTTCGTGAACGGACATATCCTGTACGTGGACGGAGGTATACTGGCTTATATCGGCAAACAACCGTAA